TGGTTTATCTTGTTACCTTGTTGTATTTCTTACATGAACACCATCAGTGTGCTCTTTATTTGGAAAGGATCAGGGCTGTGTCTTAATCCCTGCCAAGGCTATGTTCTGAGAACTCTGTAGGATCACTCTCCTGCTGTGATATTAATAAAGAACAAGGACCTCTCAATGTCACTACAAGCTTCATCTACCAGTTTAACTGGTTATTTTCAGTTTTGTAAGGGATATTATTTGAGAATCACAAAAGgtgtaataatgttaaataataagtaaaatagtaaaatttGTACTAGTGTGAAGTGGTGACAGTATTGTGAATACAGAACCTACAATGTGAAACGGCCCATAAAGAAATTGTTTTTACTTTGGATCTAtagatgaaaatgtatttatgaatCCATTCATGCTTCAACACTGTTAGCTGAATGTCACACTGTGTAGGAGAGGGTCTGCTTGGAAAGTTAAAGATTAGGATTGTTAATTTGGTCATTTTAAATCAATGTTAATTGACAATTTGTGCCTGCCCTTCTGCaaagttttaatttgtttatagtaTCTATTTACCTCGTGTTGGTGCTACTTAAGCAGCCTTAAACAGCAGTCTACAcacatgcatttgttttttcatttgatATTTTGGTGCTTGTAATGGTAGTGTTGTTCTCCCTCACTACCTGGTGGTCCATGATCAATGGTACTCCATTGGTGTCACCTTTCTCTGTTAGATCTGTGCTGGGGGGCAGCTATAGAGGACAGATCAGCAATTATCTATCAGCAGTAACCTTCCAAATTCGgtacctgatttttttttttttttttactggctAAGAGAAGTTCCTTATGCTCTGAGACCCATGTAGCActggagaaacagaaagaacagtCCTGGTGAAGTCTTACAAGCAAGGTCACATGTCAGTATATTTTAGTCACATTCAGGTTTGAAATTACCTTCCTAGCTGCTCATCTAGTTCATCTGCCCAGGTGATGAAGTATGTTTCTAACTTTGAAACCTCATTTAACTAACAGCAGTCACTACAGAACCAGAGGGCTCCATCTGGCTTGGTCATCATCACTATGGGACTCGACTAATTTGGCGTtaatgatgttgttgttgttgttttccagtTTGCTGTCTTGTAAATGCTGGATGTGTAGACTGTGTGGCATCCTGTCAAACCTGGGAAAACAAACAGTACTGGGAGAATGGCAGTGAGTCCAATTATAGGCAGGCTATGTTGAAGCTGCAGACTTTGCAACATGTGCAGTTGACATAGACAGACTGGGGTCTTAGTTAGATTGGTTGGTTGTGCTAAATTAACTGCATGCAACTATGTAACTATAGTTACTGCATTTGTTGCTCCTGTTCCTGTGTTCTGCAGAAGTCTGCCAGTAAGGAGTCTGGAGTGTGAGGCCAGTACTTCTCCCTGGTGTCAGGAGCATCATCTGCATCAGCTCAACTATTTTCAGTTATTGGTACATGTTGTTGCTAACGACAGGGAAACACAAGGTTCTCTATGATTACACTTTAAGCTCGTTCATTCATAACTGCATGTATAAACTCGAATTTGTCAAGGTAGCCTCAGCCCTCTTGATGGCATCCACAATTTCCATTGTGCTCTCTATGTTTTGACTCGAAACTATTTTGTAAGTCTCATAAGTGAGCGCATGGGTGAAAAGATCCATGGCTAATTTGCAGCAACATAGTCTTTCAAATCCTTTGACCAAAGCCTGTTGGGTCATCCTAGTACAGTCTGAGATTATGGTTCATGTGAAAAGcttaacatttcacattttaattgtaaatataCTAGCTTCAATATCATTCTGTCTAATTTTGCCTGCATAAAAATGGGCTGAATACGGAATAACACAGCTGAGTAAAATTAGACTTTGAGATGTCACAATTTAAGTGTCAGTTAGTTTGTGTGGAATTCACTGTATGTTGTATGCTTTTAATTTCCCATAGGTAAACGACAGTGGGTCCAATAAGGGGTGTTTTTTTAGTATCTTGAAACCATGATCAGCAGGACAATTTGACCATGCTAATGTCACTATCTGCATGACTACAAAATGCAGTTGTGTGCAGTTTACTTTAGAATGCTGTACATGAAATTTGATTTTGATACAATATTTTACAAGTTGAGAAGCATTTCTCAAGGTCCTAGCAAAAAGTTGCAAATCTAAGATTTAAACTAACATTACATTCATTAACAACACAGAACCTTTACTATTATTACTGGCTGTTAACATTGTATTAGTCTCACGTTGTTTTCTCTTTCATCCACACTTGCAGATGATGGTGGTCAATTCCATGATGGACAACTTGCACCCACACAATGTCCTTTCTCGGCTCAGTGAACAGCGATCGCTTGGTCTTTTCTGTGATGTTACCATTGTTGTGGAGGACATCAAATTCCGTGCTCACAAAAATGTCTTGGCTGCGACTAGCGGATATTTCCGCAATGCTTTCACAGGCTCTGAGATTTGCGGCTCTAGCCAGGTGCTAGAAATTCCAGATCTGAAGTCAGAGGTGTTTGCCAGtattcttaattttatttactcCTCCAAAGTGGATTTAGCAAATAAAGGGGACAACAAGTCCTTAATAGCTGCAGGGAGAAAATTAGGGATCCCATTTCTAGAGAAGCTTCTTGAGATCGAAAGACAAGACTCTGGAATGGCACAAAATCAAGCTTTTGCAAAATCAGAAAGTTCACAGAATCAGACAAAACTGTCTGTTTGCTGCACTTTAAAGAAGGAGGCACCTCGACTTGAGGAGCAAGAGTGCACCAAAGGTCCACGAATAACTAATGCTTTCTCCATTACAGAAGTACCAGAAGTTAACAACCCATTTACTTCAGTGGACTCGCATAGTAGTGGCCACCAAACACCAGACATGGCTCACCAACCACAATCAAGAACACCATCTGTCGAAAGTGATTCTGTCGATGCCGTGTTTGAACACTCATATGCTGTAAACAAAGGCCTTCAAACTTCTGAGCTAAATGAGACAGTACAACAATATGATAAAGAGGTCACAAAGCCTGTTGTGCTACCTTGCAAGACTCTGATCAACCATAGGCTTGGTCCCATTAAAAAGCGCCATCGACTTTGCAAAGGTTTGACACCTTTAGCCAATGTAACTAGTGAAAATGTTCAGAGTCCTGTTAGCAGTTCTGTTGTACAAAATGGTCCCCCTGACTCCACAACTATGCTGCAGTCTCCAAGCTCAAATTCAGGCTTGTGTTCTGCCCCAGACCTGTTGCTTCCACCTGATATCCTGCCACAACAGGATGATGATCCGCCTTCCTTAATTCCAGAAGATGTACCGACATCTACAACTTACCGCTGCCAGCAATGTCCTGAAGCCTTCAGCAGTTCAGCACTCCTTGCTGTCCATATGCAAAGCCACAAGAGAAGATTTGTCAGTCATCTGTTTTGCAAATACTGCTATAAAAAGTTCATGCACCTGAAACGATTGCGCAATCACGAACAAGTGTGTTTCAAAGGCCTACCACAGCTGGAGCCGAATGGCAAAGAGGCTTCAGTCAGCCAAGATTCAAGTAGCACATCCATCCTAGATGATACAGCTTTCCCAAGTTCTGAGATTCAAGATCCTCCAAAACTTGATAGTACATTATCAGGCCCGTTGGAAGCACTTCAAGAAGGAGTTACCAAATCAAGTGGTCACCGGGcttataaatgcagtgtgtgcaaacGAGCCTATGTAACTCTGTCTAGCTTAAAAAGACACGAGAATGTGCATTCATGGCAAAGAGCCTATCCTTGTCACTACTGCAATAAAGTTTTTGCTTTAGCAGAATACCGTACCAAACATGAGATCTGGCATACAGGAGAGCGACGCTATCAATGCATCTTCTGCTTGGAGACCTTTTTGACTTACTACATCCTCAAAAACCACCAGAAGTCATTCCATGGCATCGATCCACGTTTGGCAGTGAATAAAAAGTCTGCTAATGGTGGTTTCAAAGGAAGTGTGTACCCCATAAAACTCTACAGACTTTTACCAATGAAGTTCAAGAAAAAAGGATACAAGACTTACAGTCATACTTACTCTGAAGTCATGGGCAACCACAATCATTCTTTCACTGCTCCACTTAAAGGCACAGCTCCTATTCATAACTCAGAAAGTGCCATTAGTGGACAATCATTGTTCTCAATGCCTGTGACCTTTATGGCAACTCCAAAGATGATGGCTTCAGAAATGCCGCACATTACCTTTGACCAGTCATGTGACCAGCAGGCAGAAACTCATTTGGATTCTGATAAGAATTTGTCTCATAGTGAAGAGGATCCCTTTAACCCCACTAATACCCATAGTGGATTGGCAGGCTTTCAGGCCTCTGTGTCACCTGATTTTGGTTGTGGATACACCCCATCTATGACAACAGAGGAAAACACAAGGACATCTATGCTAATGCACCAAAATGACTCATCTCCCACACAAACCAGTAGTAACAGAAGCAAAGCGGTTCTACCATTCCTCAACATACCACCTGTGTGCTCATTTGAGGGACTCAGTAAGCTTAGTGAATTATCAGCAGCTGCACAAACTATTGAAGTAATGGCTAATCAGCTGCTTCAGCCACAGCCAGAGACACTGGCACAGAACCTTCGACCAGATGGAAAGACAGAAACATATATTGCCAAGCCTGCTTGTCCTGGTCCATCAGTGAACAACCAAGTCTTGCCACTGTGCCAGATAACTGTCAAAATTGGCAATGAGGCCATTATTCGCCGCAAGATTAAAGGCTCAAAGCTGTTCccaaagatgaaaaagaaaagaaactggaAGCAAGACATTGAGAAATGTACAACAACAGAGGATAGTGTAGGATTCCCAAACCTGCGCTTACGAACAGACGTTTCAAGCTCAGTCACAGAAGAGGAGCCATATGATGATGTGAATGACCCTGAAAATGACAAACTGTGGCGTCCTTATTACTCATACAAACCTAAAAAGAAGGGCAAAAGATTTAGGTCCAAACGTAAAAGGTTAAAGGCTGCTCAGTTCTATACAAAGCCACTGTCCCCTGAAACAGATGATGAGTTCATGGACATGAATTGTGGTCTAGAGGAAAGCGTCACAGTAGAGAGGTCTGAGTCAAGGATGGAGCTAAGGAGTCAAAGTCCAAAAGAGAATTTTACCTGCCACTGCTGTAGCAGCTCCTTCTTGACTTTAGCTTCCCTCAACATGCATATTGTCAACTGCCATCAGCCTCGCTGCAAGGTTTGTGGGAAGCAGTGTTCTCTTAAAGAGCTTCCCAATGGAGATGTCCCATTCACTGAGGATTTTGCATGCCAAAGTTGCACAGAGGATGGCTCATGTTTTAACTCGACAGTTATGACCCGTAACTTGAATAGTGAAAAACGCTACCGCTGCTCATACTGCCCACAGCGGTTCCTCTACCTTGCTACTAAAAAGAGCCACGAAGCAAAACATCTTGAGAGGTTCAATACGGAACATAGCTGTAGGTACTGTCCTAAAGTGTGCAAGTCTGCGATGCTGCTAAGCATACATGAGAGCAAGCATTTTAATAAGGTAAAAGAtacacaaaataatgaaataaaggcAATCACAAGATCAATCTTGCCTGCTTCAGACAAAAGAGAACAACCAAAAATTGAACCTTGGGCAAGTCCAAAACGCTGCATACCACTTAAAACTGAGGAGGCACTGGACATGAATGCTAAGGGAATTTATCCCAAAATCCCTCAACTCCACAAAAAAGACATTCCTTTTTCTATTGTGTAAAGGTGACAGGAGTTTGCTTCAGTTTCCTCAAGAGATACAGAGAAGAAAATCTCAGAAGGAAAGTTTAATGGAATTTCCCAAAGACTCCACTCTGGGGGTGAGACGCAAGTGCAAATGCACCATCTAAACATTTAACAACCATCTCAACACGTCCAATCTCTATACAACATGTCTGACATGACTGCTTGCTATTAAGGGTGCTTCCCTGCAGTCACACAAGTTAGAGTGGCAGTTGTGTAAAAAAGAACCTGTTTTTTACACCCACAACTGATTTTGAAGAAAGGATGCAGAAGAATGCAGAAAATGATGTTACACAGTAAATGTTAAGTGCGGTACGAAGAGGCACATTTGAACCTGTGTGACAGACATGAATG
Above is a window of Tachysurus vachellii isolate PV-2020 chromosome 9, HZAU_Pvac_v1, whole genome shotgun sequence DNA encoding:
- the zbtb38 gene encoding LOW QUALITY PROTEIN: zinc finger and BTB domain-containing protein 38 (The sequence of the model RefSeq protein was modified relative to this genomic sequence to represent the inferred CDS: deleted 1 base in 1 codon): MTGRKQLGFILLRSLPVRSLECEASTSPWCQEHHLHQLNYFQLLMMVVNSMMDNLHPHNVLSRLSEQRSLGLFCDVTIVVEDIKFRAHKNVLAATSGYFRNAFTGSEICGSSQVLEIPDLKSEVFASILNFIYSSKVDLANKGDNKSLIAAGRKLGIPFLEKLLEIERQDSGMAQNQAFAKSESSQNQTKLSVCCTLKKEAPRLEEQECTKGPRITNAFSITEVPEVNNPFTSVDSHSSGHQTPDMAHQPQSRTPSVESDSVDAVFEHSYAVNKGLQTSELNETVQQYDKEVTKPVVLPCKTLINHRLGPIKKRHRLCKGLTPLANVTSENVQSPVSSSVVQNGPPDSTTMLQSPSSNSGLCSAPDLLLPPDILPQQDDDPPSLIPEDVPTSTTYRCQQCPEAFSSSALLAVHMQSHKRRFVSHLFCKYCYKKFMHLKRLRNHEQVCFKGLPQLEPNGKEASVSQDSSSTSILDDTAFPSSEIQDPPKLDSTLSGPLEALQEGVTKSSGHRAYKCSVCKRAYVTLSSLKRHENVHSWQRAYPCHYCNKVFALAEYRTKHEIWHTGERRYQCIFCLETFLTYYILKNHQKSFHGIDPRLAVNKKSANGGFKGSVYPIKLYRLLPMKFKKKGYKTYSHTYSEVMGNHNHSFTAPLKGTAPIHNSESAISGQSLFSMPVTFMATPKMMASEMPHITFDQSCDQQAETHLDSDKNLSHSEEDPFNPTNTHSGLAGFQASVSPDFGCGYTPSMTTEENTRTSMLMHQNDSSPTQTSSNRSKAVLPFLNIPPVCSFEGLSKLSELSAAAQTIEVMANQLLQPQPETLAQNLRPDGKTETYIAKPACPGPSVNNQVLPLCQITVKIGNEAIIRRKIKGSKLFPKMKKKRNWKQDIEKCTTTEDSVGFPNLRLRTDVSSSVTEEEPYDDVNDPENDKLWRPYYSYKPKKKGKRFRSKRKRLKAAQFYTKPLSPETDDEFMDMNCGLEESVTVERSESRMELRSQSPKENFTCHCCSSSFLTLASLNMHIVNCHQPRCKVCGKQCSLKELPNGDVPFTEDFACQSCTEDGSCFNSTVMTRNLNSEKRYRCSYCPQRFLYLATKKSHEAKHLERFNTEHSCRYCPKVCKSAMLLSIHESKHFNKVKDTQNNEIKAITRSILPASDKREQPKIEPWASPKRCIPLKTEEALDMNAKGIYPKIPQLHKKTFLFLLCKGDRSLLQFPQEIQRRKSQKESLMEFPKDSTLGVRRKCKCTI